In Desulfuromonas sp. KJ2020, a single window of DNA contains:
- a CDS encoding glycosyltransferase has protein sequence MGNLGPLVSVVVPSKNRNELVSKTIDSILMQTYKNIEIIIVDDSSDIPLQPMIENKFGKNVFCVRNEHSLGAPASRNIGFSYCAGEFVAFLDDDDLWLPEKIEKQINEFSNLSSKFGVVYCGYDYLVNENVVKKNNTYHQSFNVFIPALGRCPIGSPTPLIRRSFFDFVGGFDERLCACQDWDLWIRLSRVCLFFPVKESLALYRLHGNQISTDILKKISSREAMLYKHKNTLDIYPKILSKHFEKLGSLCVLAGKYNKSKMYFWCSVKIYKLNIISWIHLFLKIFSSTFEKLLTERFGVKKINNIKIYG, from the coding sequence ATGGGTAATCTAGGGCCACTTGTTTCCGTTGTTGTGCCAAGCAAAAACCGAAATGAGCTTGTTTCTAAAACTATTGATAGTATTCTGATGCAAACTTACAAGAACATTGAAATAATTATTGTAGATGACAGTTCAGACATACCACTTCAGCCAATGATTGAAAATAAATTTGGTAAAAATGTATTCTGCGTTAGAAACGAGCACTCACTTGGTGCCCCCGCATCTCGAAATATTGGATTTTCTTATTGTGCGGGTGAATTTGTTGCCTTTCTTGATGATGATGATCTGTGGTTGCCTGAAAAAATTGAAAAACAAATAAATGAATTTTCGAATCTAAGTAGCAAGTTTGGCGTAGTCTATTGTGGATATGACTACTTAGTTAACGAAAACGTTGTAAAGAAAAATAATACATACCATCAATCTTTTAATGTCTTTATTCCAGCCCTAGGACGATGTCCTATTGGGTCACCAACACCACTAATAAGAAGGAGTTTTTTTGACTTTGTTGGTGGTTTTGACGAACGTCTTTGTGCCTGTCAAGATTGGGATTTATGGATTCGATTATCACGGGTATGTCTTTTCTTCCCAGTAAAAGAATCTTTGGCGCTTTATCGCCTGCATGGCAACCAAATTTCAACTGATATTCTAAAAAAAATTAGTTCAAGAGAGGCTATGCTTTATAAACACAAAAACACATTAGATATCTATCCAAAAATTCTTTCAAAACATTTTGAAAAACTTGGCTCTCTTTGTGTCTTGGCTGGAAAGTACAATAAGTCAAAAATGTATTTTTGGTGCTCTGTAAAAATTTATAAATTAAATATTATCAGCTGGATTCATCTTTTTTTGAAAATATTTTCTAGTACATTTGAAAAATTATTGACTGAACGTTTTGGTGTCAAAAAAATAAACAATATTAAAATTTATGGTTAA
- a CDS encoding ABC transporter ATP-binding protein gives MTQYPNNKDADYGTHLKSYRRIFEKLPSVRKRQFWGLTGVILVLALTETLAVGLISFYAAAVSDPESTLKIGFISYAETFLGEGGDFTKKSLIGFLSLAVVFAVIFKNTLRGAFVYSVSRYSASLEAYFGHRLLENFLHKPYDWYLQQNSADLIQVVNWRTYVGRNFVTPSLNILSESCVLLALLFSLLLIEPLIFLLFLVVQGGATFYFYKKLKQNLDRNARLCKEKDRIINREVTKAIHGYKDVKITSTAPHFMNQFDLHADSYARNFGRQQFWREAPLLTLESVGFVLVCGAILFMLYVLEYSPLAITGTTALLAVTAWRTLPALNRVVASLTTMRTAFPYVESLLPTLSELTDIPASEPASTDQPIKFKDSIEFRDVSFTYPSSPERKILNGFNLTIKRGQTIGVMGPSGCGKSTLIDLLVGLLKPTAGKIIVDGQSLTPEHLTEWTKNIGYVPQFPYIFDGTLAENVAFGQPANEIDRAEILKVCRMAAIDFLDLLPDGIDSMIGERGVRLSGGQRQRVAIARALYRNPELIIFDEATSALDELKDAEIRQLISMLKGERTLVVVSHRRSTVESCDGVIRF, from the coding sequence ATGACACAGTATCCGAACAATAAAGACGCCGATTACGGTACACATCTGAAAAGTTATCGGCGGATTTTCGAAAAGCTACCGTCTGTTCGAAAACGTCAGTTTTGGGGCCTGACTGGAGTAATCCTGGTTCTGGCGTTGACCGAAACCCTGGCAGTAGGGTTGATTTCTTTCTACGCAGCAGCTGTTTCCGATCCGGAATCCACGTTAAAAATCGGGTTTATCTCCTATGCCGAAACCTTTCTCGGTGAGGGCGGTGATTTTACTAAGAAGTCCCTTATCGGCTTTTTGAGTTTGGCAGTTGTCTTTGCTGTAATTTTTAAAAATACGTTGCGTGGCGCTTTTGTTTATTCGGTTTCCCGCTATAGCGCCAGTCTTGAAGCGTACTTTGGTCATCGTTTACTGGAGAATTTTTTACATAAGCCCTATGACTGGTATCTTCAGCAGAACAGCGCCGATTTGATCCAGGTTGTCAACTGGCGAACCTATGTCGGGAGAAATTTTGTTACACCCTCGTTAAACATCCTCAGTGAATCCTGTGTTTTGCTGGCGTTGCTTTTTTCTTTGTTGCTTATCGAGCCTTTGATCTTTCTTCTCTTTTTGGTAGTGCAGGGGGGCGCGACTTTTTACTTCTACAAAAAACTGAAACAGAACCTCGATAGGAACGCTCGTTTATGTAAAGAGAAGGATCGGATTATAAATCGTGAAGTGACGAAGGCCATCCATGGTTATAAGGATGTAAAAATCACCTCTACAGCTCCCCATTTCATGAACCAATTCGATTTGCACGCCGACTCTTATGCCCGCAATTTTGGTCGGCAGCAATTTTGGCGCGAAGCCCCTCTGTTGACCCTTGAAAGTGTAGGGTTTGTATTGGTTTGTGGTGCCATCCTGTTTATGCTGTATGTTCTGGAGTATTCGCCTTTGGCTATTACTGGAACGACGGCGTTACTGGCTGTTACGGCCTGGCGGACGTTGCCGGCGCTCAATAGGGTTGTTGCATCCTTGACCACTATGCGGACGGCATTCCCGTATGTTGAATCTTTGCTGCCGACACTGTCGGAGCTTACTGATATCCCGGCCAGTGAACCAGCCTCAACGGATCAACCAATTAAGTTCAAAGATTCTATTGAATTTAGGGATGTTTCGTTCACTTATCCGTCGTCTCCTGAAAGAAAAATCCTGAACGGTTTCAATCTGACCATTAAACGGGGGCAGACGATTGGCGTCATGGGGCCATCCGGGTGTGGGAAAAGTACCTTGATTGACCTGTTGGTAGGACTTTTGAAGCCGACCGCCGGGAAAATTATTGTCGATGGTCAGAGCCTCACGCCCGAGCATTTGACTGAGTGGACAAAAAATATTGGTTATGTTCCGCAATTTCCTTATATATTTGACGGAACCTTGGCTGAAAACGTGGCTTTCGGACAACCTGCCAACGAAATTGATCGAGCAGAAATTCTGAAGGTTTGTCGCATGGCTGCCATCGACTTTCTTGACTTATTGCCCGATGGAATAGACAGCATGATTGGTGAAAGAGGTGTCCGATTGTCTGGCGGCCAAAGACAACGGGTAGCAATCGCTAGGGCGCTTTATCGCAATCCCGAATTGATCATATTTGATGAAGCCACAAGTGCTTTAGACGAATTGAAGGATGCAGAAATCCGGCAATTGATTTCAATGCTAAAAGGAGAACGTACTCTCGTGGTGGTTTCACATAGGCGATCGACAGTTGAATCTTGCGATGGTGTGATTCGTTTTTGA
- a CDS encoding type IV pilin protein, whose protein sequence is MLKKFRKNQKGFTLIELLIVVAIIGILAAIAIPQFASYRQKAYNSAAQSDLKNMKTGMEAYNADNQEYPIDMVFE, encoded by the coding sequence ATGCTCAAAAAGTTCAGAAAGAATCAAAAGGGTTTTACCCTGATCGAGCTGCTGATCGTCGTCGCGATCATCGGCATCCTGGCTGCTATTGCTATCCCCCAGTTCGCCTCCTACCGTCAGAAGGCTTATAACAGCGCTGCCCAGTCCGACCTGAAGAATATGAAGACTGGCATGGAAGCCTACAATGCTGACAATCAGGAATATCCGATCGATATGGTGTTCGAATAA
- a CDS encoding decaprenyl-phosphate phosphoribosyltransferase translates to MKLKPILQLLRPHQWLKNLMLLFPPFLGGVLFEPGVLQKGIVPFVAFCLASSGTYVFNDLRDREKDRAHPRKQHRPLASGIISVPAATFLAILLFSGAIIVGWRVSPAFLMWLLAYLGLSAAYSIKLKDQPIFDIFCIASGFVFRIFAGGAAFDVRVSDWLFLTVLLLAIFLSCGKRLGEKNLLGESSAEHRKVLDDYPPGVLEGYIYISGAAVLVTYTLYVITRHRLIYTVPLCCFGLFRYILIVKRGKSGDPTDSLLKDPVMFLVGLAWVVMVGFVIYIKSL, encoded by the coding sequence ATGAAACTTAAACCGATCCTGCAATTGCTGCGTCCCCATCAGTGGCTGAAGAATCTGATGCTGCTCTTTCCCCCTTTTTTGGGGGGCGTTCTTTTTGAGCCGGGTGTTTTGCAAAAAGGGATCGTTCCTTTTGTGGCTTTTTGTCTGGCTTCAAGCGGCACGTATGTGTTCAATGATTTACGCGACCGTGAGAAAGACCGCGCCCATCCGCGTAAGCAGCATCGCCCCCTGGCCAGTGGGATAATATCCGTTCCCGCGGCCACCTTTTTAGCCATACTGCTTTTTTCTGGCGCAATAATAGTAGGATGGCGTGTGTCTCCTGCATTCTTAATGTGGCTTTTGGCTTACCTGGGACTGTCCGCGGCCTATTCGATAAAGCTGAAAGATCAGCCGATTTTTGACATTTTCTGCATCGCCTCGGGTTTTGTCTTTCGAATCTTTGCAGGTGGTGCTGCCTTCGATGTCCGTGTGTCGGACTGGCTTTTTCTCACCGTGCTGCTGCTGGCCATTTTTCTCAGTTGTGGAAAGCGACTGGGAGAAAAAAATCTGCTGGGGGAATCATCTGCGGAACATAGAAAAGTTCTGGACGACTATCCTCCCGGTGTGTTGGAAGGGTATATTTACATTTCCGGAGCAGCCGTATTGGTCACCTACACCCTTTATGTCATAACCCGACATCGTCTGATCTACACTGTTCCCCTCTGCTGTTTCGGGTTGTTTCGTTACATTCTCATCGTAAAACGTGGAAAAAGCGGAGACCCTACGGATTCTTTGTTGAAAGATCCGGTTATGTTCCTCGTCGGATTGGCCTGGGTGGTCATGGTCGGATTCGTTATATACATAAAAAGCCTCTGA
- a CDS encoding ABC transporter permease subunit, with protein sequence MSIAIVTFKGIIRDRVPQGILSCALIFLVIPAVSALSMRQVTELSLTLSLSLVSFLLLLLAIFLGSVSLWRDVERRYTHGVLTLPISRGRYVVGRFVGISTFLFGTVIFLGGLTLAVVAFVSATYVPERAVAWTAVIAALGFEMLQCLLLVGFAVLFSSVSTSFFLPVFGSLAVYLVGGASQQAYDYVLSPAGQTLTPLVRQVAEVLYYILPNFSAFDLKVNAIYALPLDPSAIALTACYGLLYTAFVLILAAAIYSRRELG encoded by the coding sequence ATGTCGATCGCTATTGTCACCTTCAAGGGAATAATTCGTGATCGGGTGCCGCAGGGTATTTTGAGTTGCGCCTTGATTTTCTTGGTGATCCCAGCCGTTAGCGCTTTGTCTATGCGGCAGGTCACGGAGTTGTCTTTGACTTTGAGTCTGTCTTTGGTCTCTTTCCTGCTTTTGCTGCTGGCAATATTTCTTGGGTCGGTTTCTCTTTGGCGTGATGTTGAACGAAGATATACCCACGGTGTGTTGACGTTACCAATCAGCCGAGGCCGTTACGTCGTTGGGCGTTTTGTTGGGATCAGCACATTTTTGTTCGGAACCGTTATCTTCCTGGGAGGGCTTACTTTAGCTGTGGTAGCCTTTGTCTCCGCAACATACGTTCCCGAGCGGGCAGTGGCCTGGACGGCTGTGATAGCTGCGCTTGGCTTTGAAATGCTCCAGTGCCTTTTGCTGGTTGGCTTCGCTGTTCTCTTTTCTTCCGTCAGTACCTCCTTTTTTCTCCCGGTCTTCGGTTCTCTTGCTGTTTACCTGGTCGGTGGCGCATCGCAGCAGGCTTACGATTATGTCCTTTCCCCGGCCGGGCAAACCCTGACGCCGCTGGTTCGCCAAGTGGCGGAGGTGCTCTACTACATCCTGCCCAATTTCTCCGCTTTCGATTTGAAGGTTAACGCCATTTATGCCTTGCCTCTCGACCCCAGCGCTATTGCTCTTACTGCTTGCTATGGCCTTCTTTATACCGCTTTTGTCTTGATCCTCGCTGCCGCCATTTATTCGCGGCGGGAGCTCGGGTAG
- a CDS encoding lipopolysaccharide assembly protein LapB: MRLRTWHCLCLIGLFVLLAYYPTVHAGYNSVDDLKMVTNIDRAGPLDLERLERLFVRSGSYYYRPLTILTYTLDRDLWGSIPSFMHLGNILLHLVNALLVFAITRQLFKVFNRGSLWPALFAGLFFALHPLATESVAWISGRTDLLMSVFLLLAVWLTLLALESKHPVVIAGAGVSLFVAPLAKEVAVFILPGMLWLIAVYPGEGRLLGRLQQRWLLLASTVGSVVAYFSLRALAIERDSGIKTALKGIAGSDGHGLFEWLDKVRVAFKVYGFYFKKLFVPWPLNFGIVEISGWYILVGVLLAMVLLYLAWRADVLGSFGLMAFCVLSPALLIVFGKMAWTPLSERYLYAPVALFAPLAAFFAVYVKTKVAPSFGPLVNILLIAGLAIFFSTTVHRAWIWQDNVRLYRDTVAKSPNFPPAKSELASALLKTGSIEEAKKILGSMQVDDSPVSYISDDINLAYSLAAEGELDEARQMLLPLLKQNPKKRFDVLQSLIRVNDMRLGKEDTPEGKAVIHRENLDWLLEQQRLKPQVFTLYRIGKRYLALEDEAKALDYFKKVYAQAPQDAHYRGAAATQISRLESQ, encoded by the coding sequence ATGCGCCTCAGAACCTGGCACTGTCTCTGTCTGATAGGGCTTTTCGTTCTTCTTGCCTACTACCCTACCGTACATGCCGGATATAATTCGGTAGATGACCTTAAGATGGTCACAAATATCGACCGGGCCGGCCCCTTGGATTTAGAACGACTGGAACGTCTTTTCGTTCGGAGTGGTTCCTACTATTACCGCCCTTTGACCATTCTGACCTACACCCTTGACCGCGACCTCTGGGGCTCTATCCCTTCTTTCATGCATCTGGGGAATATCCTGCTCCATCTGGTGAATGCTCTTCTGGTTTTTGCCATCACCCGACAACTTTTCAAAGTTTTTAATCGCGGCAGTCTGTGGCCCGCTCTTTTTGCGGGTCTCTTTTTTGCTCTCCATCCCCTGGCGACTGAGTCCGTGGCCTGGATCAGCGGTCGTACCGATCTGCTGATGAGCGTATTTTTGCTTTTGGCTGTATGGTTGACCTTGTTGGCATTGGAAAGTAAGCATCCCGTTGTGATTGCGGGAGCCGGGGTTTCGCTTTTTGTTGCGCCACTGGCGAAGGAAGTGGCCGTCTTTATTTTGCCAGGCATGCTGTGGTTGATTGCCGTTTATCCCGGCGAGGGACGATTGCTTGGCCGCCTGCAGCAGCGCTGGTTGCTTTTGGCCTCAACGGTCGGCAGCGTTGTCGCCTATTTTTCCTTACGCGCTTTGGCGATCGAGCGAGATAGCGGCATTAAGACAGCTCTAAAGGGTATTGCGGGGAGCGATGGGCATGGACTTTTTGAATGGCTGGATAAGGTCCGTGTAGCCTTTAAGGTTTATGGTTTTTATTTTAAGAAGCTTTTTGTTCCTTGGCCGCTGAACTTTGGGATTGTCGAAATCTCAGGCTGGTACATTCTGGTCGGTGTTCTGCTGGCAATGGTCCTTCTTTACCTGGCCTGGCGTGCCGATGTGCTGGGTTCATTTGGTTTAATGGCCTTTTGCGTGCTGTCGCCCGCCTTGCTGATTGTTTTTGGCAAAATGGCCTGGACTCCCCTGTCCGAGCGCTACCTTTACGCTCCTGTGGCCCTCTTTGCACCCTTGGCGGCCTTCTTTGCGGTGTATGTTAAAACCAAAGTCGCCCCTTCCTTCGGGCCGCTTGTAAACATCTTACTGATTGCTGGATTAGCCATTTTTTTCAGTACGACCGTTCATCGGGCCTGGATTTGGCAGGATAATGTGCGCCTCTATCGTGATACGGTGGCAAAAAGCCCCAATTTTCCCCCAGCGAAGAGTGAGTTGGCTTCTGCCCTGTTAAAGACTGGAAGTATTGAAGAAGCAAAAAAAATATTAGGGAGCATGCAGGTGGATGATTCCCCTGTTTCTTATATCAGTGACGATATTAATCTGGCCTATTCACTCGCAGCCGAGGGGGAATTAGATGAGGCTCGCCAGATGCTACTGCCTCTTTTAAAACAAAACCCCAAAAAACGATTTGATGTTCTGCAGTCGCTGATCAGAGTCAATGACATGCGATTAGGTAAAGAGGATACTCCCGAGGGCAAGGCCGTTATTCATAGAGAAAACCTGGATTGGCTTCTGGAACAACAGCGTCTTAAGCCACAGGTCTTCACTCTGTACCGTATTGGAAAACGGTATCTGGCTTTGGAGGACGAGGCCAAAGCGCTTGACTATTTTAAGAAAGTTTATGCCCAGGCACCTCAAGATGCCCATTATCGTGGGGCGGCAGCCACTCAAATTAGCCGCCTAGAGAGCCAATGA
- a CDS encoding Stealth CR1 domain-containing protein: MSGINPEGNIDFVVTWVDGNDPSWLEQFYYYAPTLDGDKRKCRFRDWDNLQYLFRAFDIFTPWVRKIHFVTWGHLPPWLKTDHPKLNIVRHDDFLDCVNLPVFSCNPIEINLHRIPGLADKFVYFNDDTFLLRKIKPQRFFRKGLPCDVFSFNALSDSQIAHIKLSNIQIVNNNFKKYEVLKKNFFKVFCYKYSAINILKTILLLPWPKITGFYDPHMPQPFLKKTFESVWLVEESVLKATSGRKIRSCEDVSQYLFRYWHLCEGRFSPIKMPKVFFEWVRNREDAVKFRDSINSGKYAMACINDGVESDEEFLEIKKIVNSGFEKIFPEKSSFEI; this comes from the coding sequence ATGTCAGGCATAAATCCTGAGGGTAATATTGATTTTGTTGTAACTTGGGTAGATGGCAATGACCCCTCTTGGTTGGAACAGTTTTATTATTATGCCCCCACACTTGACGGCGATAAAAGAAAATGCCGGTTTCGTGATTGGGATAACCTTCAGTACCTGTTTCGTGCATTTGACATTTTTACCCCTTGGGTTAGGAAAATTCATTTTGTAACTTGGGGCCATCTGCCTCCTTGGTTAAAAACAGATCATCCAAAGTTGAATATTGTTCGTCATGATGACTTTTTAGATTGTGTGAATTTGCCTGTATTTAGCTGTAATCCAATAGAAATTAATTTACATAGAATTCCGGGATTGGCTGATAAATTCGTATATTTCAATGATGATACTTTTTTGCTTCGCAAAATAAAACCACAGCGTTTTTTTCGAAAAGGTTTGCCCTGCGATGTTTTCTCTTTTAATGCTCTGTCAGACAGTCAAATTGCACACATAAAATTAAGTAATATTCAAATTGTGAATAATAACTTTAAGAAATATGAAGTTCTGAAAAAAAATTTCTTTAAAGTATTTTGTTACAAATACTCCGCTATTAACATTTTAAAAACTATTCTATTGCTTCCATGGCCTAAAATTACTGGTTTTTATGACCCGCACATGCCTCAGCCTTTTTTAAAAAAAACATTTGAATCAGTTTGGTTAGTTGAAGAGTCTGTGTTGAAGGCAACCTCCGGCCGAAAAATCAGGTCCTGTGAAGATGTAAGCCAGTACCTTTTTCGTTATTGGCATTTGTGCGAAGGTAGGTTTTCTCCGATAAAAATGCCTAAAGTTTTTTTTGAATGGGTACGAAACAGGGAAGATGCCGTTAAGTTTAGGGATAGCATTAATTCAGGAAAATATGCGATGGCTTGCATCAATGATGGAGTTGAATCAGATGAAGAATTCCTAGAAATAAAAAAAATTGTTAACTCAGGGTTTGAGAAAATTTTTCCAGAAAAATCTTCATTTGAAATATAA
- a CDS encoding sigma-54-dependent transcriptional regulator: MLKSDAHILVVDDEESMREFLSIMLKREGYGVNVASDGAQALELLKENNYDLVISDIQMPRLGGFELLAQVMSRTPETAMIMITAFSSTEQAVEAMKQGAYDYITKPFKNEEIRLIVKNALERKLLKQENQELKKELGRRYSFGNLIGKSRSMQQVYDLIAKVAASRANILVTGESGTGKELVARALHYNSDRHEAPFVPINCGAIPENLLESELFGHEKGSFTGAIQQKQGLFEVANGGTLFLDEIGELPAMMQVKLLRVLQEREVRRVGGTRDIPVDVRVVAATNKDLEGEVASGTFREDLFYRLNVIRLALPPLRERRDDIPLLIEHFYQKLTGKKELHVSEKAMRRLLDYGWPGNIRELENIVERCLVLGQGEELSEDCLPANLVADSAGTEGQLSQIPDTGLDIDAYLGTIEKDILLKALDKTGGVRKKAAELLGISFRSIRYRLAKFGIEADGDEE, translated from the coding sequence ATTTTGAAAAGTGATGCGCACATTCTGGTCGTTGACGATGAAGAAAGCATGCGGGAGTTTCTTTCCATCATGCTCAAACGCGAAGGCTATGGCGTCAATGTGGCCAGTGATGGCGCCCAGGCTCTTGAATTGCTAAAAGAAAACAACTATGACCTCGTCATCAGCGATATCCAGATGCCGCGTCTAGGCGGGTTCGAGCTGCTGGCTCAGGTGATGAGCCGCACGCCGGAAACGGCCATGATCATGATCACCGCTTTTTCATCCACTGAACAGGCGGTGGAGGCCATGAAGCAGGGGGCCTACGACTATATCACCAAACCCTTTAAAAATGAGGAAATCCGCCTCATTGTCAAAAACGCTCTCGAACGCAAGCTCCTCAAGCAGGAAAATCAGGAGCTGAAAAAAGAACTGGGGCGGCGTTACTCTTTCGGCAACCTCATCGGCAAAAGCCGCTCGATGCAGCAGGTTTACGACCTCATCGCCAAGGTTGCCGCCAGTCGGGCCAATATTCTGGTCACGGGAGAAAGTGGTACGGGTAAGGAACTGGTGGCCAGGGCCCTCCATTACAACAGCGACCGCCACGAGGCACCTTTTGTGCCCATCAACTGCGGGGCCATTCCCGAGAACCTGCTCGAAAGCGAACTGTTTGGCCACGAAAAAGGCTCTTTCACTGGGGCTATACAGCAGAAACAGGGCCTCTTTGAAGTGGCCAATGGTGGCACCCTGTTCCTCGATGAAATCGGCGAATTGCCGGCTATGATGCAGGTCAAGCTGCTCCGGGTTCTGCAGGAACGCGAAGTGCGGCGGGTCGGCGGCACCCGCGACATCCCTGTCGACGTACGGGTTGTGGCGGCCACCAATAAAGATCTGGAGGGCGAGGTCGCCAGCGGCACCTTCCGTGAAGACCTCTTCTATCGCCTTAACGTTATCCGGCTGGCGCTGCCGCCCCTGCGCGAACGTCGTGACGATATTCCCCTGCTCATTGAGCATTTTTACCAGAAGCTCACGGGCAAAAAAGAGCTGCACGTCAGTGAAAAGGCTATGCGTCGCCTGCTGGACTACGGCTGGCCCGGCAATATCCGTGAGCTGGAAAATATTGTCGAACGCTGCCTGGTACTGGGGCAGGGGGAAGAGCTCTCGGAAGATTGCCTGCCCGCCAACCTGGTCGCCGACAGCGCTGGTACCGAAGGTCAACTCAGCCAGATTCCCGACACCGGGCTCGATATCGACGCGTACCTCGGTACCATCGAGAAGGATATTCTGCTCAAGGCCTTGGACAAGACCGGCGGCGTGCGTAAAAAGGCGGCTGAGCTACTCGGCATCTCCTTTCGCTCTATCCGGTACCGCCTGGCCAAGTTCGGCATCGAGGCGGATGGGGACGAAGAGTGA
- a CDS encoding ABC transporter ATP-binding protein has product MALNKTSYPIHISNLKKTYRGKRGKLVEALRDLSLEIVPGEVFGFLGPNGAGKSTTIKILMGLIRPSGGEASIFGTPVSHSEARRRVGFLPENPAFYDFLSAREYLKFVGKSFGMTRDAIQTQSDRVLDLLDLTAAAGRPLRSYSKGMVQRLGIAQTLLHDPDLFILDEPMSGLDPIGRALVKEIILDLKARGKTVFFSTHVTADVERVCDRIGVIVSGIFREQRVVSELLREGIDGYFCRVRGLESAKVMALGGADCGDGVCEVFVPRDGFDAFSAELLTHGGAFDLVEPRRRDVEKYFLDLVARSEGES; this is encoded by the coding sequence ATGGCTTTGAATAAAACATCTTATCCAATTCACATATCAAACCTCAAAAAGACCTATCGGGGCAAGCGAGGCAAGCTGGTCGAAGCTCTTCGTGACCTGTCGCTGGAAATCGTGCCTGGAGAGGTATTCGGTTTCCTCGGCCCAAATGGAGCCGGTAAGAGCACGACGATAAAGATTCTGATGGGTTTAATTCGTCCGAGTGGAGGTGAAGCCTCCATTTTCGGCACCCCTGTCAGCCATTCTGAAGCGCGGCGCCGTGTCGGGTTTTTGCCGGAAAATCCAGCCTTTTACGATTTTTTGTCGGCACGTGAATACCTGAAATTCGTGGGTAAGTCTTTTGGTATGACTCGGGATGCCATCCAGACCCAGAGCGACCGGGTTCTTGACCTCCTGGATCTGACTGCCGCGGCCGGGCGTCCTCTGCGAAGCTACAGTAAGGGCATGGTGCAGCGCCTGGGTATTGCCCAAACACTGCTGCATGACCCCGATCTGTTTATCTTGGATGAACCGATGAGCGGCCTTGACCCCATTGGCCGAGCCCTGGTCAAAGAGATTATCCTCGATTTAAAGGCGCGGGGGAAAACCGTTTTCTTCAGCACCCATGTGACTGCTGATGTGGAGCGGGTTTGTGATCGCATCGGTGTGATTGTCAGTGGTATTTTCCGTGAACAGCGCGTCGTCAGTGAATTGCTTCGCGAGGGAATCGATGGCTACTTCTGCCGGGTGCGAGGATTGGAGTCTGCAAAAGTCATGGCTCTTGGTGGTGCAGACTGCGGCGATGGGGTTTGCGAGGTCTTTGTGCCAAGAGACGGTTTCGATGCTTTTTCTGCTGAGCTTTTAACGCATGGCGGTGCCTTCGACCTTGTCGAACCCCGCCGCCGGGATGTGGAAAAATATTTTCTGGATCTGGTCGCCAGGAGCGAAGGAGAATCCTGA
- the tagD gene encoding glycerol-3-phosphate cytidylyltransferase has product MITVLTYGTFDFLHVGHIRLLKRAKALGDHLIVGLSTDSFNLIKHKSAFIPYDQRKEILESIRYVDIVIPEESWEQKIQDVLSHNVDIFVMGDDWEGEFDFLKDYCQVVYLPRTQDISSSALKGQLRNG; this is encoded by the coding sequence ATGATTACTGTTTTAACATATGGTACCTTCGACTTTCTTCATGTTGGTCATATAAGGCTTCTTAAGCGGGCCAAAGCCTTAGGGGACCACCTTATAGTTGGTCTTTCGACAGATTCCTTCAATCTAATCAAACATAAATCCGCTTTTATTCCTTATGATCAGAGGAAAGAAATACTCGAATCAATTAGATATGTAGATATTGTTATCCCTGAAGAATCTTGGGAACAAAAAATTCAGGATGTGCTTTCTCACAATGTTGATATTTTTGTCATGGGGGACGACTGGGAGGGGGAATTCGATTTTTTAAAAGATTATTGTCAGGTTGTTTACTTGCCTCGCACCCAGGATATATCCAGTTCTGCCTTAAAGGGTCAGTTGCGCAATGGCTAA